The following coding sequences are from one bacterium BMS3Abin08 window:
- the tsr gene encoding methyl-accepting chemotaxis protein I, whose protein sequence is MNIMNNMKIGTKILGVVSALLGLMVIVALFGIIKIGSIGNEIKGIAEEDIPLTRAVTAIGNNQLEQAIWLERGLRFGQVRTAKEVAREGLKTAEGEFERIAKLSDEKIKEAEKIAEEAAGKARTADARRKFQDIGEQLKVIKKEHAGIGKRVREAFQLIKQGRLNEAGTLAQKIEKEEDALDKEINKFLKKVEKFTGKAALTAEGDEKTAVRGMGFLTIFSFIFGLGAGILITRRITRPMHEAVRVANQLSKGDLTLSIDVYGKDETGQLLAAMKNMAEKLKEIVADVQSSADNVASGSQEMSAGSEQLSQGATEQASSVEEASSSMEQMASNIRQNADNAQQTEKIAVKSAEDARKGGKAVTETVNAMKEIAEKISIIEEIARQTNLLALNAAIEAARAGEHGKGFAVVAAEVRKLAERSQTAAAEISELSGTSVEVAEKAGEMLEKLVPDIQKTAELVQEISAASNEQNTGAEQINKAIQQLDQVIQQNAGASEELASTSEELASQAEQLLSAIEFFKVGDNDREITGRTAKRQKRSSKAAKKVKVAPLIHEEANSHGDITNETKDTGKPAGVVFNMDNGGNGDEIDNEFERF, encoded by the coding sequence ATGAATATTATGAATAACATGAAAATTGGAACCAAGATCCTTGGTGTGGTGTCCGCTCTCCTGGGATTGATGGTGATAGTTGCCCTGTTCGGTATCATAAAGATAGGGAGCATAGGGAATGAAATAAAGGGAATCGCTGAAGAAGACATCCCGCTGACCAGGGCGGTCACTGCAATTGGAAACAACCAACTGGAGCAGGCAATATGGCTTGAACGTGGTTTAAGGTTTGGACAGGTGCGGACGGCAAAGGAGGTTGCAAGAGAGGGCCTTAAGACCGCTGAAGGAGAATTCGAAAGAATAGCCAAGTTGTCGGATGAAAAGATTAAAGAAGCAGAGAAAATAGCTGAAGAGGCGGCAGGAAAAGCCAGGACAGCAGATGCCCGGAGAAAATTTCAGGATATAGGAGAACAACTCAAGGTCATTAAAAAAGAACATGCCGGCATAGGGAAGCGTGTAAGGGAGGCATTCCAACTGATTAAGCAGGGAAGACTTAACGAGGCAGGGACTCTTGCTCAAAAGATAGAAAAAGAGGAAGACGCCCTTGATAAAGAAATCAACAAATTCTTAAAAAAGGTTGAGAAATTTACCGGGAAAGCTGCACTCACGGCAGAAGGTGACGAAAAGACGGCTGTAAGGGGAATGGGGTTTCTTACTATTTTCTCCTTTATCTTTGGACTTGGTGCAGGGATTCTCATCACCCGCAGAATAACCCGTCCAATGCACGAAGCTGTTAGAGTAGCCAATCAATTGTCCAAGGGAGACCTGACACTGAGTATAGATGTCTACGGCAAGGACGAAACAGGTCAGTTACTTGCAGCAATGAAAAACATGGCTGAAAAACTAAAGGAAATTGTGGCCGATGTGCAGTCCTCAGCAGACAATGTGGCCTCAGGCAGCCAGGAGATGAGTGCCGGTTCAGAGCAACTCTCACAGGGGGCGACAGAGCAGGCCTCATCGGTTGAGGAGGCATCATCGTCAATGGAACAGATGGCCTCCAATATAAGGCAGAATGCCGACAACGCACAGCAGACGGAGAAGATCGCGGTTAAATCCGCCGAGGATGCCCGGAAGGGCGGAAAGGCTGTAACAGAGACCGTCAACGCCATGAAGGAGATCGCTGAGAAGATATCGATCATCGAGGAGATAGCAAGGCAGACTAACCTCCTGGCATTGAATGCAGCTATTGAGGCAGCGCGGGCAGGTGAGCACGGCAAGGGCTTTGCAGTGGTGGCCGCAGAGGTGAGAAAACTTGCAGAGCGGAGCCAGACCGCAGCGGCAGAGATCAGTGAGTTATCCGGCACAAGTGTAGAGGTAGCTGAGAAGGCTGGAGAGATGCTTGAAAAGCTCGTGCCCGATATCCAGAAGACAGCCGAACTGGTACAGGAGATCAGTGCGGCGAGTAACGAGCAGAATACGGGGGCCGAACAGATAAACAAGGCCATCCAGCAACTGGACCAGGTGATACAGCAGAACGCCGGGGCCTCGGAGGAACTGGCCTCGACCTCAGAGGAGCTTGCAAGCCAGGCAGAGCAGCTCCTGAGCGCGATTGAATTCTTTAAAGTTGGAGATAATGACAGGGAAATAACCGGAAGGACGGCGAAAAGACAAAAGAGGAGTTCTAAGGCAGCCAAAAAAGTAAAAGTTGCACCTTTGATACATGAAGAAGCTAACAGTCATGGAGATATTACAAACGAAACAAAAGACACCGGCAAACCGGCAGGGGTTGTTTTTAATATGGACAACGGCGGAAATGGAGACGAAATAGACAACGAGTTTGAGAGGTTTTAA
- the nreC_3 gene encoding oxygen regulatory protein NreC codes for MSLKVVLVDDHTIFREGLRCLIEKQPDLEVVGEAADGRKAIHVADELRPDLVIMDVKMPVMNGIDATRQIVDKFSGVKVLALSMYSDTRFVLEMLRAGASGYLLKDSTFEELNRAIRTVVSNKIYLSPGIACIVVETLLSQQSSSDSLVFSLLTDREREVLQLLSEGNSTKQIALHLYVSVKTVESHRKNIMNKLDIHTVAELTKYAIREGLTSL; via the coding sequence ATGAGTTTAAAGGTGGTTCTGGTCGATGACCACACTATATTCCGCGAGGGCCTTCGCTGTTTAATCGAGAAACAGCCTGATTTAGAAGTAGTCGGTGAGGCAGCTGATGGACGGAAGGCGATTCATGTGGCCGATGAATTGAGACCGGACCTTGTGATCATGGACGTAAAAATGCCCGTCATGAACGGAATAGATGCCACCCGTCAGATCGTTGACAAATTCTCCGGAGTAAAAGTGCTTGCCCTGTCAATGTATTCCGACACGCGGTTTGTATTGGAAATGCTCCGGGCCGGGGCATCGGGTTACCTGCTGAAGGATTCCACCTTCGAGGAACTCAACCGTGCTATCCGGACCGTGGTCTCAAACAAGATCTACCTGAGCCCGGGAATAGCCTGCATCGTTGTTGAAACCCTCTTAAGTCAACAGAGTTCGTCCGATTCTCTTGTATTTTCTCTCCTAACGGACAGGGAACGGGAGGTGCTCCAGCTCCTCTCGGAAGGCAACTCGACAAAGCAAATCGCTTTACATCTATATGTGAGCGTAAAGACAGTGGAATCACACCGTAAGAATATCATGAATAAACTGGATATCCATACCGTGGCTGAACTCACCAAATATGCCATCCGTGAAGGATTGACCTCCCTGTAA